One window of Eublepharis macularius isolate TG4126 chromosome 17, MPM_Emac_v1.0, whole genome shotgun sequence genomic DNA carries:
- the LRRC47 gene encoding leucine-rich repeat-containing protein 47, with the protein MAAVNEEDGAWPEVTDSGRRELSLTAGPELERRVRAAGGRLPSALGSLGASLRSLEVRGGCACLREPGPALGRLTGLHTLALPGCALGPAGLAQAARLLPPTLRVLDLSGNALEELPPELGGAEAGAGEARGSAGALPELRLLNLRRNRLRQLGPGLALHAPALQELLLGGNCLRALPGGLLPAPSRAPPLPLLGTLEAAGNELEELGPEIARLVGLKTLDISNNKLSEIPAELADCPKLKDVNLKGNALKDKRLEKMVNSCQTKSILEYLRVGGRGSGKGKGKQDGADKEEARRKKREKPKKKANSDSEDDETEEAQKLLVRVLHISENPVPVIVKANPRVKEVRPYIVCCVVKGMDFQAGNALKRFLSLQTKLHEDICDKRTAATIATHDLRLVKGPLLYDARPPDDLKIAPLGRKEIKAKDLLRQLQLEADEQRKQKKRQNISGLHKYLQLLDGKENYPCLIDAEGAVISFPPITNSEKTKLGKTTSDVFLEVTSAASLQICKDVMDTLLLKMAELNKFTAENKDGEVSSDPESNEILPCKNSALKEVPKNSPLMLEQVRVVDMDGNLKVLYPSKTDLSTVSSLLTVIH; encoded by the exons ATGGCGGCGGTGAACGAGGAGGACGGCGCCTGGCCGGAGGTGACGGACTCCGGCCGGCGGGAGCTGAGCCTGACGGCGGGGCCGGAGCTGGAGCGGCGCGTGCGTGCGGCGGGGGGCCGGCTGCCGTCGGCCCTGGGCTCGCTGGGGGCGTCGCTTCGCTCGCTGGAGGTGCGCGGCGGCTGCGCCTGCCTGAGGGAGCCGGGCCCGGCCCTGGGGCGGCTGACGGGGCTGCACACGCTGGCGCTGCCCGGCTGCGCGCTCGGCCCGGCGGGGCTGGCCCAGGCAGCGCGCCTCCTCCCGCCCACCCTCCGCGTCCTCGACCTCTCGGGCAACGCGCTGGAGGAGCTGCCCCCCGAGTTGGGCGGCGCCGAGGCCGGGGCGGGCGAGGCCAGAGGGAGCGCCGGCGCCCTGCCCGAGCTGCGCCTGCTCAACCTGCGCCGCAACCGCCTGCGCCAGCTGGGGCCCGGCCTGGCCCTCCACGCCCCGGCCCTGCAGGAGCTGCTGCTCGGCGGGAACTGCCTGCGCGCCCTCCCCGGGGGCCTCCTGCCCGCGCCCAGCCGCGCCCCGCCCTTGCCCCTGCTCGGCACCCTCGAAGCCGCCGGCAACGAGCTGGAGGAGCTCGGCCCCGAGATCGCCCGCCTGGTCGGCCTCAAG acCTTGGACATCTCCAATAACAAACTGTCTGAAATCCCTGCGGAGTTAGCAGACTGTCCAAAGCTGAAAGATGTCAATCTGAAAGGCAATGCCCTGAAAGACAAACGCCTTGAGAAGATGGTAAACAGTTGCCAGACAAAATCCATCTTGGAGTATTTGCGAGTTGGAGGGCGAGGGAGCGGcaaagggaaaggaaaacagGATGGCGCAGACAAAGAGGAGGCTCGgcggaagaagagagagaagccaAAGAAAAAAGCAAATAGTGATTCGGAAGATGACGAGACAGAAGAGGCACAGAAGCTGCTGGTCAGAGTGCTCCACATCTCCGAGAATCCAGTTCCAGTAATTGTGAAAGCCAACCCAAGAGTCAAAGAAGTCCGTCCCTATATCGTGTGCTGCGTGGTGAAAGGAATGGACTTCCAGGCAGGCAATGCTTTGAAGAGGTTTCTTTCTCTTCAG ACCAAACTCCACGAGGACATCTGTGACAAGCGAACGGCAGCCACCATCGCCACTCATGATTTGCGACTGGTTAAAGGTCCTCTCCTGTATGATGCTCGACCTCCAGACGATTTGAAG ATTGCTCCCTTGGGCCGGAAAGAGATCAAGGCAAAAGACCTCCTGCGCCAGCTGCAGTTAGAAGCTGATGAGCAGAGGAAGCAGAAGAAGAGGCAGAACATTTCTGGGCTGCACAA ATACCTTCAGTTGCTAGATGGGAAAGAGAATTACCCCTGCCTTATAGATGCTGAGGGTGCTGTGATTTCGTTCCCACCCATCACAAACAGTGAGAAGACAAAG CTTGGAAAGACAACTTCCGATGTCTTTCTGGAGGTGACAAGTGCCGCCAGCCTACAGATTTGTAAAGATGTGATGGACACTCTCCTTCTG AAAATGGCAGAGCTGAACAAGTTCACTGCTGAGAATAAGGATGGGGAAGTGAGTTCTGATCCCGAATCAAACGAGATTCTCCCATGCAAAAACTCGGCCCTCAAAGAAGTTCCCAAGAATTCCCCACTAATGCTGGAACAGGTTCGGGTGGTCGACATGGATGGCAACTTAAAGGTCCTTTACCCTTCAAAAACTGATCTCAGTACAGTCTCGTCTCTCCTCACTGTAATTCATTAA